In the Gloeocapsa sp. DLM2.Bin57 genome, one interval contains:
- a CDS encoding 50S ribosomal protein L32 has product MAVPKKKTSKAKRDQRKAHWKRKAALEAQKALSLGKSVLTGRSKGFVYPQDDEESEDNE; this is encoded by the coding sequence ATGGCAGTTCCTAAGAAGAAAACCTCAAAAGCAAAACGGGATCAGCGTAAAGCCCACTGGAAACGCAAAGCAGCTTTAGAAGCGCAAAAAGCCCTATCTCTTGGTAAATCAGTATTAACAGGACGTTCCAAAGGCTTTGTTTATCCCCAGGATGACGAAGAAAGCGAAGATAACGAGTAA
- a CDS encoding YqaE/Pmp3 family membrane protein: MSDVIKVICTILLPPLGVFLQVGLGKDFWINLLLTIVGLYIAGLVHGIWVIARKSN, encoded by the coding sequence ATGAGTGATGTGATTAAAGTTATCTGTACTATTTTGCTTCCACCTTTGGGGGTATTTTTGCAGGTAGGGTTAGGTAAAGACTTTTGGATTAATTTGCTATTGACGATTGTCGGTCTCTATATTGCAGGATTGGTTCATGGAATCTGGGTGATTGCCAGAAAATCAAATTAA